In Nostoc sp. CENA543, a single genomic region encodes these proteins:
- a CDS encoding energy-coupling factor ABC transporter substrate-binding protein: MNQSKQGITNWLLLLGVIVLSVTPLIFIKGAEFGGADGQAEQVIGEIKPGYQPWVKPFFEPPSGEIESLLFSSQAALGAGIIGYAIGLYKGRSQQQRNKE, translated from the coding sequence ATGAATCAATCTAAACAGGGAATAACTAACTGGCTATTGTTGCTGGGAGTCATTGTGTTATCAGTCACACCGTTAATATTTATCAAAGGTGCAGAATTTGGTGGCGCAGATGGACAAGCTGAACAGGTAATTGGGGAAATCAAACCAGGATATCAACCTTGGGTTAAACCTTTTTTTGAGCCACCTAGTGGAGAAATAGAAAGCTTACTATTTAGTTCACAAGCAGCTTTAGGTGCGGGAATTATCGGTTATGCAATTGGTTTATATAAAGGACGTTCCCAACAACAAAGGAATAAGGAATGA
- the cbiQ gene encoding cobalt ECF transporter T component CbiQ, with amino-acid sequence MSLQIDTLAYTNKLRRLAPEQKLLFAIALLIISNFAHPPVQIIIAIWVSIWTIFYAGIPTKIYLKLVYIPILFWLTSLPALVINGVTINYLNTIRSDVINGVNIGDYYFYISRHGIEQGWSIFTRAIAAISCFYFVMLTIPFADLLKTLRRIGLPILITDLLLLMYRFIFVLLNTASELWVAQQSRSGYRTFSLSMKSLSLLIGQLLQRTIEKYHQVYLSLESRGFNGEFQVWHSQNYYLSTRYAMEAILGCLILIELEWKRYLF; translated from the coding sequence ATGAGCCTGCAAATCGATACGCTAGCTTACACTAATAAATTACGGCGATTAGCACCAGAACAGAAATTACTGTTTGCGATCGCCTTACTCATTATCTCTAATTTTGCCCACCCACCAGTGCAAATTATTATTGCGATTTGGGTAAGTATCTGGACTATATTTTACGCGGGTATTCCCACCAAAATATATTTAAAACTAGTTTATATCCCGATTTTATTTTGGTTAACTAGTTTACCAGCTTTAGTAATTAATGGTGTCACAATTAATTACCTCAATACTATCCGAAGTGATGTGATTAACGGTGTTAATATCGGTGATTATTACTTCTATATTAGCAGACATGGTATTGAGCAAGGATGGAGCATATTTACAAGAGCGATCGCTGCTATTTCTTGCTTCTATTTTGTGATGTTAACCATTCCTTTTGCTGACTTATTAAAAACCCTCAGACGTATAGGCTTACCTATCTTAATTACCGACTTACTTTTACTAATGTATCGGTTTATTTTCGTCCTATTAAATACAGCCTCAGAATTGTGGGTAGCTCAACAATCTCGTAGTGGCTACCGCACATTTAGCCTGAGCATGAAAAGTTTATCCCTCTTAATCGGACAATTATTACAACGCACTATAGAGAAATATCACCAAGTTTACCTCAGTCTAGAATCCAGAGGATTTAACGGCGAATTTCAAGTTTGGCACTCACAAAATTACTATCTATCAACACGCTATGCAATGGAAGCGATTCTGGGTTGTTTAATCTTAATAGAACTAGAATGGAAAAGATATCTATTTTAA